The DNA region GCAGTTTTGGTACAGAATTATTCTATCCAAGGTTCACTCTACAAAGAAGACATGTATGTAATTCATGGAAAAGAGATAATTTAGGTGTATTGGTGTacatgtggaacacgatgttccAGCATGTGTGTAGTGAAAATTTGGACCTAGTCAGCAGGTCATGATGGATATTGTTTGGTGCGAAAATTATGGTTGAGATTCAATCAGATTTGATGCAATTTATTTAGCAATGTGTGGTTGATTTATTTGACAGTTGTTGAAGATCAGATCAAATTTAAATGGATATTTAATTTTGAATTTGAATATAATAAATCATGTCTTTTGGATATTTTTATGGAGCAATCAAATGCAACAAGGTTCTGTATTATTCTAGATGAATTTAAGTCTAAGGAAAAAGCCCATAATACATTGATATACAAGGAGATTCAATTCTCATATTTTACTTGAGGGTTTGTGTGAAAGATTAAGTTCTTTGTGTCTAGTGTTTGTGAGTCTTTTGTTTATTGTATTTCACGCTAATGCCATCATAATGATTAATGTTGTATCTTTGTGTACACCTCTTTATGCttcagtaacttggcatagttgatggtttgtcttagttgagttgtaaattcaACAATCATTAGAGTTGTTATTGAGGTTGATCACTAGGGGTTAGTGGTTGAAGAAAGTGATATGagttctcatatttagggggagtcATAAATAGAAAGTCACTAGGATTAGGAAGAGGCATTGAACATCATGTGACTAATGTTTAGACTAATTGTACTAATTCGAAGTAGTGAAATTCCTTTCTTAGGTAGAGTACCCTTCAAACGTAGGTGTAATTTCACTAAACTGTGTTACCAATATCTTGTGTTCTTTATTTCTTTATGCATTGTgtttttattattgttttattaTTGTCATTCTAGTTTAAGAAGTTGGGCCAATTTTCCCAACGTCGTGTCCAACATCTGTCACCTCAggaacaaaatttcaattggcatcagagtaGACACTCTATCCAGTTTGGGTGAGCTTCAGGGAAGATATTTTTTGTTCAAATAGAAAACATTAAGGATGGAGGTTCGGTCAACAGGCCAGTTGTTTTGGATGGCACAAAGTATGTCTATTGGAAAGCAAAGATGGTTGCTTTTCTCAAATCCATTTACGGAAAAACTTGGAAGGTTATAGTTAAAGGTTGGAAATATCCGGTGATCACTTCTGAAGATGGTTCAACAAGTTTAAAGCTTAAACTTGTTTGGTCCAAATAAGAAGATGATGAAGCTCTTGGAAACGATAAAACCTTGAATGATATTTTCAACTGTGCGGACAAGAACATGTTCAGACTAATAAACGCTTGTACTGTAGCTAAAGAAGCTTGGGAAACTCTTAAGAATgctcatgaaggcacatccaaGGTTAGGATGCCAAGGTTGCAGCTCCAAACCTTTGAAGTTTCTATAAATGAAATATCTGAAAAGAAGAGCAAAGGTATAGCATTTATGTCCAACACTCAAGCAAATGAAGATCAAGGTGATAAGGATACTGAAGAATACATGTTAGATGTTATAACTTATTTTAGAAGGAAGTTCAACAAAGCTTTGAAAAAGATGGACAAAAAATGGAGGACAATTGTTCAAGACATTTTCGACATTGGTCCCTAGAGTAAGGGAATAGAAGAAGACAAAGGCAAGAAAGTTAGATATGTTGAATGTGAAGGATTTATTCATATCAAAGATGAATTCTCTATTTTTCTCAAGAAGCTGAAAACGAGATTATCTCTTTCATGGCCCAAGTCTGGTTCTGATTCTGAAAGGAAACTGCCAACATTGTAATAGCTTTCACTAGAAAATTTAAATCTAAAAGTGTGTATAGTGATGAAGACATGATGAAGATCTAGATTCTTCATATAGGTTCTTCTACACCAAGTGGAAGGAAGCTTGACTAGTTATGGAGAATCATAAGAAAACCATAGGTATGTTTTAGAAGGAAAAGGATAAGCTTGTCTCAACCATCACAGGTCTGGAAGAAGAAATGTCATTTCTAAATTCCAAACTTGATAATATGAAAAAATGTGTGTGTATGTTGAACAATAGTTCAAATATGCTAGGTGAAATATTGGAAGTTGGCAAGATTTCCATAAATTTGAAGGGGATATAAGCcaagaaagagaagaagaaagtTGGCGCATGGAGTTATCATTAGTCACTATCATAAGATATTGACTGTTTGTGCTACAAACTCCAACTCTAGTGGTGGAAAAGCATCTAACAAAGGATCAGATGTAAAGGAAACTAGCAATGCTTCAAAGGGACCTCCTTTCCTTACTATTTTGTTTGGTTTCTTGgtatttttcattgtttttaagGTCATTGGGTCCATTGTAATGTGGTTGGTGAGTTTGATTGTTAATGTGCCCCCTCCTAAATAAACATGTTTGCTGTAATGTCTTGTTGTTCATATGTTAAAACATTTCAATCATGTTTGATTCCATTAGCAATACTCTACATCTATTTCTGAAACATCTGATTGATGAATTCAAATTCAGTTCtctgttttgaaattcaattACTAGAAACTTCATTTCTGAGTCTGAATCATGTTCGACAATAAATTGGGATATCTTTTAAAGGAAACTTTCACATCGACTGTATGTCCTAACTTGGTTGTGTTACTTAATGAAATGTGTGGATGTTTCCAACTAACATTATTTCTACCTCAAGTCAAGTTTCTCTTGAATATTTGCATCAACACTTGTGATTatgtttaatttatttattttttaaattattagTGTGTTTGGGTAGTATTCAGGGTGACTGCTTTATTGTATTTTTGATATAGGGAAATATAAGGGCAAAGATGGTGCTATGACTGGTTTTGTAAACATGGAAGGAGATATTTATGTGATCTGTATAGAAGATTCTTGTATATTTTCAAGAATCTATAGCATAAGATCGTACtttcttttttaattttatattttcGTACACATTTTTTGCAATTACTTGCTTTTAGCATTGCAATCTAACCATCTCAGGGtgtttttcaattttattaaTGTCTTATAGATTGTCAATATTATAGTATATTATATTTCCTTGACAGTTAATCATCTATTAGATTGTCACCATATCATTTTGAATGTTTTTAAACTTTATTTTGTTAGTGTTGATATCTATCTTAGTATAAAATATATTGTTAATGTAGGTACATTGTGATATCATAAAGTCTGTTGTATAACTAGGACCGGTATTCTGTAATTTTATGATATGATTGatctttttcattttcaatgtTTCTGAATCTTATTTTTTTGACAAATTCATTATTGTATTTAGGTGTGATAATTGCAAGACTCGTTTATATAAGAATATTCTCTTGTCTAATACATTAGTTTATAATCTTAATTTGGTCATTTTCATCGTTAACTATATCAAGATTGATCCTTATACTGTTTATACTATTTATTTAAATTTACAAAAAAGTTTTTGCAATATTCAAATTGGAGGAAGTAgttataattatttatttaaactTATGAAAAAGTTTTCGTAATATTCAAGTTGGAGGAAGTAGTTATAATTAATATCGACGGTAACAAATACAAGGATTTGGTAGAGAAGTACAAGAATTTGGTAGAGAAGTGAGTTCAATAATATTCCTGCCTTCTtttataagtgtcactttcttttgaaaaaattgtttttttttaattgtcATTCTTAAAATTTAAGATAATATTAATTGCTCTTTTGTCAAAATTATTCTTAATTATTACATAgagagaaaaaataaaatgaatgtaataaataattaaggatATTATAGGTAAAGAAAAATGATTGTGTGAAAAGTAACGATAATGATAAGTTTTCTTGATATGTGTGAAAAGTTAAAAAAGGAACGGATGGAGTATTTTTTTATTTGACGAATGTATATTTGttcttttttaaaaaatatatttgttcttaaaaaatatatttgttcttttttaaaaatatattttttattatggatctatttttattatatttgttcttttttaaaaaatatatttgttcttttttaaaaaatatatttgttcttttttaaaaaatatattttttattatgGATCTATTTTTATTATTTGTCCTGAATCTTTAAAAAAATCAGGACAAGAATTCCTAGAATAGTAAGACTCATGCTAGAGAAATTGATCCAAAAATAAATACAAAAGAACATAAAATGATTTCTGAACTCAATTGGCTGTTGGAGCTGTTTTTTGGGGCATTTTTTTCCTGGAGCTTGTTTTTAGGGACTCTAATTGTGTTCCATTTATGCAGAATTGACAGAACAACATCAAGGACAAGTCATTATACTTTTGATAAAAATTGAAACTTCAACAGAATTAGTGACAACAATTTCATAAAAGATTTTCTGATTCAAACATTCACTTTGCAAAGAGCAGCTTCATGTTAAACATGATCACGATTCAAGATGTTTTTCAAAAACACTTCATCTTTAAGGAGTTGGTTATGAAATTTAAATAATTctactaaaataaaataaagttaaATAATGAAAAATCAGTTAAAAATGTAATGGCAGATTAATTTAACCAATATTATAGATTAGGAGTAATAGAATGGTATCTAATGGCTTTTTGCTTTGTAAAAAGATATGGTTAGACTTTGCAACTGAGTTGAACAGTTAGATTTAGTGGTCAATACACACAGCATTGGCCTGACAATGATCAGTGAGTATTTCTGGGAAGGTTATCAAAAATATAATGTCCAAGACGACCCGTACGGAAAAGATTAAGCAATTTCCCGGCAACCATGACATGAGCATCTTCTTCAGATTCAGTAAAAACATGGAAAACTTCCTGCAAGGCAGTAAACTGTCTAGCAATAAGTGCTTCCATTTCAACTTCACATCTTATATTGCCTTCAAAAGATGATACTGTTTCATAGAGTGTTCTTCGAACAACCTGCACTACGTCGTCCTGCAAAACACAAAGTTAACCTGAAATGAATTTGGATTTTAACTAGTAGAGATATCGCCAAAGATTGACCTTTCAACATCAAACATTTATTTTGGTTCAATTTTTAGCTATACGAGTGTTCTTATCAGAATACGGTTTGAAATCATCCATTTGAAACACTAAATAAGATTGAGATATCTGCGTAAATAGTGCACATACCTGTGTGTGATCTGTATGGATTTGGTTTTTCTGTTTCATTCGCAACCCAGAGGTAGTCGAGCATTCTGTTGCGCTGTTAAGGAAAACCCAGTCACTATCCTTGTTTGATAACTTCGCCCATTTCTTGTACTGACCACTAGAGTTGTGAATAGCTAGAAAATATTGAGCAGTTTCTTTTCTCTCAGCCAAACAGTCCCCAATTGCTCCTGCATAAGGATAAAAATAGTGAACAGCTCAGATAGAATCAAAATAGTGAATCAGTATTTTTTGTCTTTCAATCCTAAAGGGACGATAAGTCGATAACTCTACTCCCTATGCATTACTTCCTCGACTCGATATACTTGTCAAAAGTTCTCAACACTTTTCCATTGCTCAATACACATACACTTTACCACCACTACATAAGAATGTAAGAATTAGTAGACAAAGAAGCAAACCAATTGAAAATACCTGTTAAGAGTAATTTTGATAGAACATCAATATCAGGAACCTTGGGAGATAAAACAGCTGGAGTGTCTAATACATAAATATTGGGATGGCTAGCAATCTGAATGGAAGGAAAATTTTCGCGGGTAAGAATAGCACAAAAGAGATACTGTTATGATCCTTCTTTTGtaaaagaaaaaaatcttaaaaCTGGACAGAAACAGAACTTGAAAAGCAAaagaataattttaatttagacAAATAAAATGAGATTTAAGAGAGAAAAAAATGACAAAAGGTTGTATGAGATTCAGATTTTACAAAATCTATTTAGAGACCTATTAGAAGTTCTCAGAACCATCAGTATGACAGGAAAGTTATAGAACTGATAGAACACATGATGAAAACATACAACTTTGGAGGTCTGCAAGTATTTTTTTCTAGCAAAACCATAAAAAGTACAGTGCCAAAGAAACAAAAAATCTAACCTTATAACTTCTAATGTCTTTAGTTTCCCCTGGTTCTGGACTCACAGTTGCATGCTTTAACTTTCCTTTTTCTACAAAACAAGAAATTGCAAAAGAAAGGTGTAGTATGGTGCTCCAAATAAGTTTTGATCAATATGATGAGTCAAAACTTATTATGGTAAGGACTCTACACTGCCGTCACAATTGCACTGTGAAACTTACTATGGTAAGGATTCTACTCTGCCTTCACAACCGCACAAATGTGACTGACTGGTCGCATAGTTACATTTTGATCAATGTGACCCACAAACAACACTTGATGCAGTTCATTCACAACAATCACAATTCCACTAGCATATCACACCATTAATTTCAGAGATCAAACCTTCTTCATGCTACATGAAGAAAACTAGTAATTTCATGACCATAACACAAAACCAAGAGAACATTCATCTCAAAAGCAAAAGCATAATGATCGGCTACAGAACACCATGATAACATTCCATTCAAAATAGCATAATGATCAGCTACACAAAACCGAGTGAACATTCAATTCAAAAGAACATAAATATTGGCTAAATATAAGCATTGCAATTGACATTGCAAGACAAACAATAACAATGTATTCATAACCACCATAGTACCAAACAAATTAACATAAAATCTCATCTATCAAAACATTCAAATCATCCGGAATCACGTTTTAAAGAGTCACATACATAAATCAAATATACAGATGAGATTGGAAAACATGATCCCTATTCCTCCCAAATTTCAAAGCCTCGTCACCATTAAAACCTAAATCAAACTGCCGAAGCAAATCCTTCAACAACAACACAACGGAAGAATCAAACTGAGGCCAAGAAACACACAAGCTAGCCCTAAGGTTAAGAATCTGGCACCTTCCAAGAATGGCGGCACCAAGCCCATCAACAACGCTACCAGACGGATAATACTCCAACCCGCCCAACAATTTCTCCTCAAGCGCCTTCTTCCTTTCCGCAGAGCTCTCCAGCTTGAATGCAACAGCTTCATCAGACGAGAGTAACCCGCGATGATTCATCGGCTGGATAGAATCGAGTATAATAACCGAATCAGGACGGATCCGGTCATTGAGTAGAACCTCAGCGACAGCGTAAGCGCGGATATCGGAGATCGAAGTACGAACGGCGGCGAGGAGGATGTTAGATGAGATGGAGTGGATGTCGATGGTGTTGTCGGGATCAGAGAGAGGGAGTTCAGGGAGGACGAGTGAGGCGGTTAGGGTTTGGTAGTTGAGGATGGTTTGGAAGAGGGAGAGAGAAGTAGAAGAGATAGCGATGATGAGGAGGTTCGGTTTGAggggttgttgttgttgagggtggGGGAAGATGAGAAAGGGTGAAGGAAGAGGTTTAGATGGTGGTGTGAAATTGTTTAGGTCTTCTTCTAGTAATCTTGATGGTGGTGCTGCTTCTGTTATCACGTCTTCCATTTTCGTTGTTTCCTTCGAATGTTCACTGTGGGTTGTGGGGAATGTGGTATTATAGATGCTAATATGCTATGCACAAGCAGCGTCATAAACTTGTTTGTCTTTTAGTGACTTTAATTAAGCAATGACCAATTTGCCCCTTACAAACCTTCGTAAACTTCAATTTGTCACTCATCAATTTTCACTCATTATTCTATTTATCTAAACTCAACTCACTAATTATTCTATTTATCTTAAGTGACAACAAATAGAGCACACAAGATTTTCTATTAAGAATTGATATGAATAATATCCAAAACgaaataaaataattatttcGAAAATAAAAGAAAGTGGATTCTTACTTGAAAAAACACACAAGTTTTGTTAAAGAAACACTCACCGTTCATTTCAAATAGAATGGCAGCATCAGAATTTGGCAAACGAATAGGAAGAGCGGTAAGGGAAAGAATCAAAAGGAGAAAAAGCAGCGTGCTCCATGAAGCTCTATGGCACGACCCTTTCATGGCCGCTTCTACTCGCGCCATCGCTCAAAGAATCCCTTTGGTTGATCTCATCGTCCATGTCACAGATGCAAGGGTTATATATAAATACTTCTGCAACTCTCTTTCGTTTCAATTATTTAACCTCTACATATAATTTTGCATTCTTCAATTTCAGATTCCATTATCTTCTCAATGCCATTTACTCAGAAAGTATCAAACTTCCTCAAACCAGATTATAGCGCTCAACAAAGCTGATCTAGCTTCTCGTTCCGCTTTACAGGTATCCCTCTTATGTTAGATAAGCAGCTTATTTGCTATAAGTGCGATTGCTATAACAAAAGatgaaattaaattaaattaaattgcttttatataatgctttaagTTGTTTTTATAAGCTATCATGAAAAACTTATTAAAATAAGTTCAAATCAGTGTCGTGAAGTAACTGTGTTGTGTATTTCTTTGACACAATGAAATACATAACATCGGCTAAGACGGTTACTAGATTGGGAGCTGGTTCCTTCAAGAATATGAAGGAGGTCTGATCAGCATACGCTAGCTAGATCGAAGTCGAACTTAACTTTTCGAACCATTGTCTAGAAGCTTATCACAGTCTATTCAAGGATCTGTTTCATGTAAAAAAACAGTGCTCTTCGCAGTTACAAAAGCCATGAAGCAACATACTGTTGTTTCGGAGCCATAAATGGCATGCATGCCGGTTCTGTTTCCGGCAGAGCAACGATGGTGTCAAATAGTTCAAGGGTCTATAGAGTAATTGAACATTTTTTATGTGTCAAAAAAATGAACTGCATTTAGGGAAAAtaaattttctttttgaaatTTATTCTGTGAACAGGTATGGATGGATTATTTTAGCGAAATGAACTGCATATCTTGTGGAGTCAATGCTCATAACAAGGACAGCATCAGACAGGTAAACTATAAGTTTCTTTATTACGTGTTTTTCTGTCAAGTCTAGGGAATAAATACTTTTATGCAAATATCAAGTTGTTTGGCTTTGTTAAGTCTATACCTTGTTAAAGGATGTGGAGCCTAGTTTGTAAATTTGAATCTTGCAGTTGCGTACATTACAATGTGTTTAAAATGATTTGAATCACTCAATTAAGACCTCACATTTGATATTAGTTATAATGAAACTGTGAGAGTATGTGTGTGGCAAGATGCAAGTGTGACAATGGTTTTGTCTGTAATACACAAAAATATCATTATAATGATGAGGATTTCTTTACTTTAGTGTGGCAATTAAAGTACAATCTAAGTCATGGCATTGGTTCTGAAAGTTGTTATTGCTTATAGGTTTTTTCTCTCTTACATTTTATAATTCTTTTGTTTTGTTTCTCTTATCAACGCATAGTTTTAGCGTGGAAATAACATTGTAATCAAATTGACAGTGACCAGGGTGATCTAACTTGGTGGTATTCCATATTAGATAGTATTGACTTTCCCAGTTTCAAAAATAAATTTGTTTAAGATATGAAAACAAAAAAGTTATTGATATTGATTTTATCTGCTCATGAACTAATCTACTAATAAAGAACTTTTCCTGTAGACAGTTCCTAAGCCTTATACAACGCCAGGTGGGAAAACTGAAGAGAACCGATCATGCTAATAAGTTTACTGCAACAGTAATGTTAATCGGGATTCCAAATGTCGGTAAATCAGCACTTGCTAATGCCTTGCATCAAGTGGGGAGAATTAGTGCAGCAGGTATTTAAAATAATATTGTATTTCTAGTGAAAACGTTTGAGAAACACTAGCGAATGCATGCTcacaaaattttaaaatttattt from Lathyrus oleraceus cultivar Zhongwan6 chromosome 1, CAAS_Psat_ZW6_1.0, whole genome shotgun sequence includes:
- the LOC127105455 gene encoding DAR GTPase 2, mitochondrial; this encodes KLIWSTILHLSFAISCFVEKGKLKHATVSPEPGETKDIRSYKIASHPNIYVLDTPAVLSPKVPDIDVLSKLLLTGAIGDCLAERKETAQYFLAIHNSSGQYKKWAKLSNKDSDWVFLNSATECSTTSGLRMKQKNQIHTDHTQDDVVQVVRRTLYETVSSFEGNIRCEVEMEALIARQFTALQEVFHVFTESEEDAHVMVAGKLLNLFRTGRLGHYIFDNLPRNTH
- the LOC127134540 gene encoding uncharacterized protein LOC127134540; the protein is MEDVITEAAPPSRLLEEDLNNFTPPSKPLPSPFLIFPHPQQQQPLKPNLLIIAISSTSLSLFQTILNYQTLTASLVLPELPLSDPDNTIDIHSISSNILLAAVRTSISDIRAYAVAEVLLNDRIRPDSVIILDSIQPMNHRGLLSSDEAVAFKLESSAERKKALEEKLLGGLEYYPSGSVVDGLGAAILGRCQILNLRASLCVSWPQFDSSVVLLLKDLLRQFDLGFNGDEALKFGRNRDHVFQSHLYI